One genomic region from Quercus robur chromosome 4, dhQueRobu3.1, whole genome shotgun sequence encodes:
- the LOC126722658 gene encoding uncharacterized protein LOC126722658 encodes MPGCSTQGKIQAIWNGIWNLQVPHKVKHMIWRATHNALPTLCNLGRRNVVSCVRCWSCKSESEDTVHALWKCSSLFVLWEPDGVLKKLLRYNVSSFADLWMMVLDNRHCLDVNLLAIIFWMIWSRRNSVRLGEAAIEIRKIRQQARLFLSRFPRSPGSETSLPKGSAGLGIVIRDGSGGVVGAMTERVHLPSSPAVVEAMACRRALLFAQELGCVDCSVEGDEEVIINSIVAREVLNPEYGQVIQDVLTLAAGFQFCNFSLVKRIGNTVAHFLARKAVSGHELQVWTDSLPADIAPLVTRDTL; translated from the exons ATGCCAGGTTGTTCAACTCAAGGGAAAATTCAAGCTATTTGGAATGGCATTTGGAACCTCCAGGTTCCTCATAAAGTCAAACACATGATTTGGAGAGCTACTCATAATGCTCTGCCGACCCTTTGTAATTTGGGGAGGAGGAATGTGGTTAGCTGTGTTCGATGCTGGAGCTGTAAGTCTGAAAGTGAAGATACTGTGCACGCTCTCTGGAAGTGCTCATCTCTGTTTGTGTTATGGGAACCTGATGGGGTATTGAAAAAGCTGCTCAGGTACAATGTTAGCTCTTTTGCTGATTTGTGGATGATGGTCTTGGACAATAGACACTGCCTTGATGTTAATCTCCTTGCTATAATTTTCTGGATGATCTGGAGTAGACGGAACTCAGTGAGATTGGGTGAGGCAGCTATCGAGATAAGGAAAATAAGGCAGCAAGCGAGGCTTTTCCTTTCAAGATTTCCTAGAAGCCCAGGATCCGAAACAAGTCTGCCCAAGG GTTCTGCTGGACTTGGGATTGTCATTCGGGACGGCTCGGGTGGTGTGGTGGGTGCCATGACAGAACGGGTGCACCTTCCCTCATCCCCTGCAGTTGTTGAAGCTATGGCATGTAGGAGGGCTCTTTTATTTGCACAAGAGCTGGGTTGTGTTGATTGCTCAGTTGAAGGTGATGAGGAGGTGATTATCAACTCTATTGTTGCTCGAGAGGTTTTGAATCCGGAATATGGTCAGGTAATTCAAGATGTCCTCACGCTAGCTGCAggttttcaattttgtaatttctctCTTGTAAAACGTATTGGCAATACAGTTGCCCATTTCTTAGCCAGGAAAGCTGTATCTGGCCATGAGCTACAGGTTTGGACAGACTCCTTACCTGCTGACATAGCTCCCTTAGTCACTCGTGACACTTTGTaa
- the LOC126722660 gene encoding putative F-box protein At3g25750: MSKSWQSVYSMENPPLSPTCPRLLLAEEKEQKCHTRVFYNLFDDEFYNFKLPELAGKICIGTSFGWLLSVGADFQMNLFHPLSKHQLSLPPHPYVWEGYNRNFELDPIDCSDIFLYKCVLSRNPWNSVTHGYDRDCIIMVIHTNYETLAFTRPGYKAWIDIKCDSRNFYDITFYKDKFYAVNNHGDVFVCHIEDDIAFAERIAIYKETEDYIHEDESEDENPYVTLGFTVLKLECSTEVKNKNEYEWVNVDSLGDQALFVGGNSSVSLSASSFNGCKANCIYFIDDNFDFFLATLNGGGYDMGVFSMEDGNIKQHYRGESLSYFAPPVWYI; this comes from the exons ATGTCTAAGTCATGGCAGAGTGTCTATTCAATGGAAAATCCTCCGTTATCTCCTACGTGCCCTCGGCTTCTCCTTGCAGaagaaaaggaacaaaaatGTCATACACGCGTCTTTTACAACTTATTTGACGATGAATTTTACAACTTCAAGTTACCTGAGCTTGCTGGAAAAATATGCATTGGAACATCTTTTGGATGGTTGCTCAGTGTAGGCGCTGATTTCCAGATGAATCTCTTTCATCCATTGTCTAAACACCAGTTAAGTCTTCCGCCTCATCCATATGTTTGGGAAGGTTATAATCGGAATTTTGAACTCGATCCTATAGATTGCAGTGATATCTTTCTTTACAAGTGTGTTTTATCAAGGAATCCATGGAACTCAGTAACTCATGGATATGATCGAGATTGCATAATCATGGTTATCCATACTAATTATGAAACATTGGCCTTCACTAGACCGGGATATAAAGCTTGGATTGATATAAAATGTGATTCTCGAAATTTTTATGACATTACATTCTACAAGGACAAATTTTATGCTGTAAACAATCATGGCGACGTTTTTGTTTGTCACATTGAGGATGATATTGCATTCGCTGAACGTATTGCAATCTACAAGGAAACTGAGGATTATATCC atgaagatgagtCTGAAGATGAAAATCCTTATGTGACACTTGGGTTCACAGTTCTAAAATTAGAATGTTCTACTgaagtgaaaaacaaaaatgaatacGAATGGGTGAATGTTGACAGCTTGGGTGATCAAGCATTGTTTGTGGGTGGCAATTCATCAGTTTCTTTGTCTGCATCAAGCTTTAATGGATGCAAAGCTAATTGTATCTATTTTATAGATGACAATTTTGACTTCTTTCTTGCTACCTTAAATGGTGGAGGGTATGACATGGGTGTATTTAGCATGGAAGATGGAAACATTAAGCAGCATTACCGAGGGGAATCCCTCTCTTACTTTGCTCCTCCAGTTTGGTACATTTAA